The Vibrio tarriae genome includes a window with the following:
- a CDS encoding GAF domain-containing protein produces the protein MNLEQYQRLTKQAVALLEGETNLIANLANLSALLNMELTELNWVGFYLMQENELVLGPFQGKPACVRIPVGRGVCGTAVAENKVQRVYDVHQFEGHIACDAASNSEIVIPFSINGKVAGVLDIDSPNIGRFSEIDEQGLTYLMSEVEKLLNSQANKA, from the coding sequence ATGAACCTAGAACAGTACCAACGCCTCACCAAGCAAGCGGTCGCTTTATTAGAAGGTGAAACCAATCTCATCGCAAATCTTGCCAACTTAAGTGCGTTACTGAATATGGAACTCACCGAGCTCAACTGGGTGGGTTTTTATTTAATGCAAGAGAACGAGTTGGTGTTGGGCCCATTTCAGGGCAAACCCGCTTGCGTGCGCATTCCCGTAGGCAGGGGAGTTTGTGGTACTGCAGTTGCAGAAAATAAGGTTCAACGTGTATACGACGTTCATCAATTCGAAGGTCATATTGCTTGTGATGCCGCGAGTAACTCAGAAATCGTTATCCCATTCTCGATTAACGGAAAAGTCGCCGGAGTGTTGGACATTGACAGTCCAAACATTGGTCGTTTCAGTGAAATTGACGAGCAAGGCCTAACCTATTTGATGAGCGAAGTAGAAAAGCTGCTCAATTCACAGGCTAATAAGGCATAA
- a CDS encoding paraquat-inducible protein A, producing MTSSSSLSHHASQSGQVRLCPGCELPIDAITVDQAHSAHCPRCGTLLYRGGSPSLSGDLALAVTCLLLFIPSHFFSYIDIRLFGVMIPATLPQGVFALWNEGYIALALLVLFCSSIAPLVLCLSVVSAHLALRFRYFQTLRYSLLFIHHLKVWVMIDVFLVSVAVSCFKLKDYSDIFIGPGLLGLVLLQLFTVLLLSRISTRRYWETWQAETEYDLPVKQVHCHNCHLSQPENGHCVRCQHKLYHRKPNSIERTWAYVLAATVAIFPANLIPISILITNGQRLEDTIFSGVASLVKNGMWGIALIIFVASIVVPVIKIIGLAYLLMAIKLKRHMHQRQRMMIYRGIKWIGKWSVMDLFVISIMLTLVDRGQILDFTPGYGAVAFGMVVVLTMLAAESLDPRLLWDEPDSTRTQQ from the coding sequence ATGACCTCCTCATCCTCTTTATCTCATCATGCATCGCAGTCGGGTCAAGTTCGTTTGTGCCCTGGCTGCGAACTGCCTATTGATGCGATTACGGTTGACCAAGCCCACAGCGCTCATTGCCCCCGTTGTGGCACGCTACTCTATCGTGGCGGTAGCCCTTCTCTCTCCGGCGATCTTGCTCTTGCGGTCACTTGTTTGCTGCTGTTTATTCCTTCCCACTTTTTCAGTTACATCGATATTCGACTGTTTGGTGTGATGATCCCAGCCACGTTGCCGCAAGGCGTATTCGCCTTGTGGAATGAAGGTTACATCGCCTTGGCGTTATTGGTGCTGTTTTGTAGCTCGATTGCGCCACTGGTTTTATGTTTGAGTGTGGTCAGTGCTCATCTTGCCCTGCGTTTTCGCTACTTTCAGACGCTGCGTTACTCACTGCTCTTTATTCATCATCTCAAAGTCTGGGTTATGATCGATGTGTTTCTGGTTAGCGTGGCCGTGTCCTGCTTTAAGCTAAAAGATTACTCAGATATTTTTATCGGTCCCGGATTGTTAGGGTTGGTGCTTCTACAACTGTTTACGGTCTTACTGCTCAGTCGTATCAGTACTCGCCGCTATTGGGAAACCTGGCAAGCTGAAACGGAATATGATTTGCCCGTCAAGCAGGTGCATTGCCATAACTGCCATCTTTCACAGCCAGAAAATGGTCACTGTGTTCGCTGTCAGCACAAGCTTTACCACAGAAAACCTAACTCTATAGAACGAACATGGGCTTATGTTTTAGCAGCTACGGTGGCGATTTTTCCTGCTAACTTGATCCCTATTTCTATTTTGATCACCAATGGTCAGCGCTTGGAAGATACGATTTTTTCTGGTGTGGCTTCGCTTGTGAAAAATGGCATGTGGGGTATTGCGCTGATCATTTTTGTTGCCAGTATTGTGGTTCCCGTGATCAAAATTATTGGCCTCGCCTATCTCTTAATGGCCATCAAACTGAAACGCCACATGCATCAGCGCCAACGTATGATGATTTATCGTGGCATCAAATGGATTGGTAAATGGTCGGTGATGGATCTGTTTGTCATCTCTATCATGCTGACATTGGTTGACCGAGGTCAGATCCTCGATTTTACTCCCGGTTACGGGGCTGTCGCTTTTGGTATGGTCGTGGTGCTCACCATGTTAGCCGCGGAAAGTTTAGATCCGCGCTTACTGTGGGATGAGCCCGACTCCACTCGTACTCAACAATAG
- a CDS encoding CvfB family protein — MINIGQINSLEVVKFAEFGVFLDAGEYGTTLLPKRFVPEGIEIGQFIDVFLYFDSENQLAATTETPIAQVGEWGLMKIEGVNSTGAFANWGIKNKDLLIPYSEQRARFTAGQTVLVYVYTDKASGRIVGTTKFNKWLDKTPAKYTPNQQVDLLIAERSELGFKAIVNGTHWGMIFSSDVFGKLFIGKKLKGYIKSVREDGKIDLSLQKVGVEKMDELSTKILETLEKKGGFLPLSDKSTPEAIFATFRTSKGTFKKTIGGLYKQGKIVIENDGIRLA; from the coding sequence ATGATTAACATTGGTCAAATTAATAGTTTAGAAGTGGTGAAATTCGCCGAATTTGGTGTTTTTTTGGATGCAGGAGAATACGGAACTACCTTGCTGCCTAAGCGTTTCGTGCCAGAAGGTATTGAAATTGGGCAGTTTATTGACGTTTTCTTGTATTTTGACTCTGAAAACCAACTCGCGGCCACAACTGAAACGCCAATCGCGCAAGTCGGCGAGTGGGGCTTAATGAAGATCGAGGGAGTAAATAGCACTGGGGCGTTTGCCAACTGGGGCATCAAAAACAAAGATCTGCTTATTCCATACAGTGAGCAGCGTGCCCGTTTTACCGCTGGCCAAACCGTCTTAGTTTACGTCTACACCGATAAAGCATCGGGGCGTATTGTCGGCACAACCAAGTTCAACAAGTGGCTTGATAAAACACCAGCGAAATACACGCCAAACCAACAAGTTGATTTACTGATTGCGGAACGTTCTGAACTTGGCTTCAAAGCGATTGTGAATGGCACACACTGGGGCATGATCTTCTCCTCAGATGTCTTTGGCAAACTGTTCATCGGTAAGAAGCTCAAGGGCTACATCAAGAGTGTACGCGAAGATGGCAAAATCGACCTGTCCCTGCAAAAAGTAGGGGTAGAAAAAATGGATGAGCTCAGTACTAAGATCTTAGAAACCTTAGAGAAGAAAGGAGGTTTCTTACCGCTGAGCGATAAATCGACACCTGAAGCCATTTTTGCCACTTTTCGCACCAGTAAAGGCACGTTCAAAAAGACCATCGGCGGTTTGTATAAGCAAGGCAAAATCGTCATTGAAAATGATGGAATTCGTTTAGCCTAA
- the proQ gene encoding RNA chaperone ProQ has product MENTEKLKNSKEVIAYIAECFPNCFTLEGEAKPLKIGIFQDLADRLNDDPKVSKTQLRAALRQYTSSWRYLHGVKPGATRVDLDGNPCGELEEQHVEHAQAALAESKARVEARRKEQVKKVREEAKANKPKAKKPQQARRPQNAPKVEKKPVETRALAASELNVGNQVNVNMGKGNMAATIVEVNKEDVRVQLANGLQMVVKAEHLRA; this is encoded by the coding sequence ATGGAAAACACTGAAAAGTTAAAAAACAGCAAAGAAGTGATCGCGTACATTGCTGAATGTTTCCCTAACTGCTTTACTTTAGAAGGTGAAGCAAAGCCTCTGAAAATTGGTATTTTTCAGGATCTTGCTGATCGCTTGAATGACGACCCTAAAGTAAGCAAAACTCAGCTTCGTGCCGCGTTAAGACAATACACCTCTTCTTGGCGTTATTTACATGGTGTAAAACCTGGCGCAACTCGTGTTGATCTGGACGGCAACCCTTGTGGTGAGCTGGAAGAACAGCACGTAGAACACGCACAAGCGGCACTAGCGGAGAGCAAAGCTCGCGTAGAAGCTCGTCGTAAAGAACAAGTAAAGAAAGTGCGTGAAGAAGCGAAAGCGAACAAGCCAAAGGCGAAAAAGCCACAGCAAGCTCGCCGTCCGCAAAACGCACCGAAAGTGGAGAAAAAGCCTGTAGAAACTCGCGCACTGGCTGCGTCTGAGCTTAACGTTGGCAATCAAGTCAATGTGAATATGGGTAAAGGCAACATGGCTGCGACCATCGTTGAAGTCAATAAGGAAGATGTGCGTGTTCAACTTGCCAACGGCCTACAAATGGTTGTGAAAGCGGAGCACTTGCGCGCATAA
- the rsmF gene encoding 16S rRNA (cytosine(1407)-C(5))-methyltransferase RsmF, whose amino-acid sequence MHPNISLPEPFIASMAKILPDPTQLADFIAACQRPLRKSIRVNTLKISVAEFCQRAAEKEWQLTSVPWCENGFWIDADESLVPLGNTAEHMAGLFYIQEASSMMPVSALFMGNAHYDSVLDMAAAPGSKTTQMAALMDNQGVLVANEFSASRVKVLHANIERCGIRNTALSNFDGCVFGGWLPERFDAVLIDAPCSGEGTIRKDPDAMKNWSLESIQSIANTQKALIESAFQALKVGGTLVYSTCTLSREENQQVCWHLKQTYGDAVSFESLGNLFEHASLALTEEGFLHIFPQMYDCEGFFVAKIRKLASVPTPEVNKRLGKFPFNKASHKQQAEIAQQLQKSLGVELPSDSQVWLRDNDVWLFPEALEPLLGELRFSRMGIKIAEAHKSGYRWQHQVATCLASSSASHSVELDTTQAREWFMGRDVRPEGQSGQGEVIVRYANDVIGLGKWVGNRVKNGLPRELVRDKNLF is encoded by the coding sequence GTGCATCCGAACATTTCCCTTCCCGAACCATTCATCGCGTCGATGGCGAAAATACTGCCAGATCCCACTCAGCTTGCTGATTTTATTGCAGCTTGCCAAAGGCCTCTGCGCAAAAGTATTCGCGTTAATACACTCAAAATTTCTGTCGCAGAGTTTTGTCAGCGCGCCGCTGAGAAAGAGTGGCAACTGACGTCAGTACCTTGGTGTGAGAATGGGTTTTGGATTGATGCCGATGAAAGCTTAGTCCCGCTAGGTAATACCGCTGAGCATATGGCTGGGCTGTTTTATATCCAAGAAGCCAGTTCGATGATGCCTGTTTCTGCCCTGTTTATGGGGAATGCGCACTATGACTCTGTGTTGGATATGGCGGCGGCTCCGGGCTCGAAAACCACGCAAATGGCAGCCTTGATGGACAACCAAGGCGTGTTGGTTGCCAATGAATTTTCCGCAAGCCGAGTGAAAGTGCTGCACGCCAACATTGAGCGCTGTGGGATTCGTAATACCGCACTGAGTAATTTTGATGGTTGTGTGTTTGGAGGTTGGTTGCCTGAGCGTTTTGATGCGGTGTTGATCGACGCGCCCTGCTCTGGTGAAGGTACGATTCGCAAAGATCCTGATGCGATGAAAAACTGGAGCCTTGAGTCGATTCAAAGTATTGCCAACACTCAAAAAGCCTTAATTGAAAGCGCATTTCAGGCGCTCAAAGTGGGCGGCACGCTGGTGTATTCAACCTGTACTTTGAGCCGTGAAGAGAATCAGCAAGTGTGCTGGCACTTAAAGCAGACATATGGTGATGCGGTTAGCTTTGAATCACTGGGGAATTTGTTTGAGCACGCATCGCTCGCCCTTACCGAAGAAGGCTTCCTGCACATTTTTCCGCAAATGTACGATTGTGAAGGCTTTTTTGTCGCGAAAATTCGTAAACTAGCCTCCGTGCCAACGCCAGAGGTCAACAAGCGATTAGGCAAGTTTCCGTTTAACAAAGCAAGCCATAAGCAGCAAGCTGAGATTGCTCAGCAACTTCAAAAGTCTCTTGGCGTAGAGCTGCCCTCAGATTCACAGGTCTGGCTGCGCGATAACGATGTGTGGCTATTCCCCGAAGCTTTAGAGCCCTTATTGGGTGAGCTGCGCTTTTCTCGTATGGGAATCAAAATTGCTGAAGCACATAAATCGGGTTATCGATGGCAGCATCAAGTGGCGACTTGTCTTGCATCCTCAAGTGCGAGTCACAGTGTCGAACTGGATACCACGCAAGCACGAGAATGGTTTATGGGCAGAGATGTCAGACCAGAAGGACAAAGTGGTCAAGGTGAAGTGATTGTCCGTTACGCTAACGATGTGATTGGGTTAGGAAAATGGGTAGGCAATCGCGTGAAGAATGGACTGCCAAGAGAGCTAGTTAGAGACAAAAATCTATTTTGA
- a CDS encoding PqiB family protein, producing the protein MSQENTTQTSYTPEIRKRRGISPLWILPIVTMILAGWLVFKAVHDAGVRIQIHFENAQGLIAGRTTIRYQGLEVGMVRDIKLSEGLDSIYVEADIYPEATKLLSNETRFWMVKPTASLSGVSGLDALVSGNYIAIQPGSTHQADYPTQYQALDSAPSDLLAQRGLTISLKARDLGGISVGSQIVYKKIPIGEVFSYQLDDDAQSVIIQASIKEEYQHIINTESRFWNVSGIGASIGFEGVDVRLESLSALIGGSIAVDSPDEGKPVEQNAQFRLYRDLKTAGRGIAVSITLPDDNNISASGAPIMYRGIEIGQITDLQLAENRKSIVASAAIQPAFSDMLNRGSQFVLEEAQVSLTGVENLTNLVKGNYLTLIPGAGERTRNFQAVRKNEFKYARSNSIRFNLVADNAFGLEAGTPILYRGVAVGSVTAVNLKLDYVEFNVLIDEQYGALIRSQNRFYVTGSAAAELTESGLSVSIPPAKQLLLGSISFASEGSSTPLEQYRLYSSQSLAELAKYNQSGSRSLTLFAHELPSINAGSPLLYRNLKVGSISGFTLTPKGVQIEATIEKQYQHLLTPDTVFWNRSGVEIKASMDGVDVKAAPLQTLIRGGIAFDNLPGIENKVGSMWKLYSDYDHARRYGEKITLTALGTLGVKVGTPVQYQGVQIGEVFEIIPDFESDFVKLAARIEPQYAPKIAKQNSQFWLSQAKIGLSGIENVQNLLGQSIEVQPGNGESRFEFELHKEARHGGAGNTYTLQSEKRGSVSVGTPILYRDIEVGKVIDVRLGEFADRVITTIRIAPQYTYLLRQNSVFWNVSGLDMSIGITGANVKAGTFDSMLRGGITFATPEQKQLTPAAPEGHTFYLYPQAQEEWTKWRTPIPKP; encoded by the coding sequence ATGAGTCAAGAAAATACAACGCAAACGTCATACACACCGGAAATTCGCAAACGTCGGGGCATCTCTCCGTTGTGGATTTTACCCATAGTGACCATGATTTTAGCGGGTTGGCTGGTGTTTAAAGCGGTGCATGATGCGGGAGTGCGGATTCAAATCCATTTTGAAAACGCGCAAGGCTTAATCGCAGGACGTACCACCATTCGCTATCAAGGATTGGAAGTGGGGATGGTGCGCGACATCAAACTCTCCGAAGGATTGGATAGTATCTACGTCGAGGCGGATATTTATCCGGAAGCCACCAAGCTTCTCTCCAATGAAACGCGTTTTTGGATGGTCAAACCGACGGCAAGTTTATCCGGCGTTTCTGGGCTAGATGCCCTTGTGTCGGGAAACTATATTGCGATCCAACCGGGTTCAACGCATCAAGCGGATTATCCAACACAATATCAAGCGCTGGACTCAGCCCCCTCGGATCTGCTGGCACAACGCGGCTTGACCATTTCTCTCAAAGCTCGCGATTTGGGTGGCATCTCGGTCGGCTCGCAGATTGTGTATAAAAAAATCCCGATTGGTGAAGTGTTTAGCTATCAGTTGGATGATGATGCGCAGTCGGTGATTATCCAAGCCTCGATCAAAGAGGAGTACCAACACATCATTAATACGGAAAGCCGTTTTTGGAACGTGAGTGGTATTGGTGCCAGTATCGGCTTTGAAGGAGTCGATGTTCGTCTAGAAAGCTTAAGCGCGCTGATTGGCGGCTCGATTGCGGTCGACTCACCTGATGAAGGCAAACCCGTAGAACAAAATGCGCAGTTTCGTCTCTATCGCGATTTAAAAACCGCGGGGCGCGGTATTGCGGTATCGATCACTTTACCGGATGACAATAACATCTCGGCGTCCGGCGCCCCCATCATGTATCGTGGTATTGAAATTGGCCAAATTACTGATTTGCAGCTGGCCGAAAACCGCAAAAGTATCGTGGCCTCTGCTGCGATTCAGCCTGCGTTTAGCGATATGCTGAATCGCGGCAGCCAGTTTGTCCTTGAAGAAGCACAAGTCTCTTTAACTGGGGTAGAAAACCTGACCAATCTTGTGAAGGGTAACTACCTCACCCTGATCCCCGGAGCCGGAGAGCGCACGCGTAACTTTCAGGCCGTACGCAAAAATGAGTTTAAGTATGCTCGCTCCAACAGCATCCGCTTCAATCTCGTGGCAGATAACGCATTTGGTTTAGAAGCGGGTACCCCGATTTTGTATCGCGGCGTAGCGGTAGGTAGCGTCACAGCTGTGAATCTCAAACTCGATTATGTTGAGTTTAACGTATTGATTGATGAGCAATATGGCGCGTTGATCCGCTCCCAAAACCGTTTCTATGTCACTGGCAGTGCGGCGGCTGAGCTTACGGAGTCGGGGCTTTCTGTTTCTATTCCACCTGCGAAACAACTGTTGCTTGGGTCGATCAGTTTTGCCAGTGAAGGCAGTAGCACACCGCTTGAACAGTATCGACTCTACTCGAGTCAGTCTCTGGCTGAATTGGCGAAATACAATCAGTCTGGCTCTCGCTCATTAACGCTGTTTGCTCATGAACTGCCTTCAATCAATGCTGGCTCTCCCCTTTTGTATCGCAATTTGAAAGTCGGCAGTATCTCGGGCTTTACTCTTACGCCTAAAGGCGTACAGATTGAAGCGACCATCGAAAAGCAGTATCAGCATTTATTGACGCCAGATACGGTCTTTTGGAACCGCTCAGGCGTAGAAATCAAAGCGTCGATGGATGGCGTAGATGTAAAAGCCGCACCATTACAAACTCTGATCCGCGGTGGCATCGCCTTTGATAATCTGCCCGGAATTGAAAACAAAGTCGGTTCGATGTGGAAACTCTACAGCGACTATGATCATGCACGTCGTTATGGTGAGAAAATCACGCTGACCGCACTTGGCACATTGGGAGTCAAAGTGGGCACGCCAGTGCAATACCAAGGCGTACAAATTGGCGAGGTATTTGAAATCATTCCTGATTTTGAATCGGATTTCGTCAAACTCGCCGCGCGCATCGAGCCACAATACGCCCCGAAAATTGCCAAGCAGAATTCACAATTCTGGCTTTCGCAAGCCAAAATTGGCCTAAGCGGTATTGAAAACGTGCAGAACCTGTTGGGACAAAGCATTGAAGTACAACCTGGCAATGGTGAAAGTCGTTTTGAGTTTGAACTGCACAAAGAGGCGCGCCATGGTGGTGCTGGCAATACTTACACTTTGCAGAGTGAAAAACGCGGCTCGGTGAGTGTGGGTACCCCGATTCTGTATCGTGATATTGAAGTGGGCAAAGTGATTGATGTGCGTTTAGGTGAATTTGCCGACCGCGTGATCACCACCATTCGTATTGCTCCGCAGTACACCTATTTGCTGCGTCAAAACAGCGTATTCTGGAATGTCTCTGGGCTCGATATGTCGATTGGTATTACTGGTGCGAATGTGAAAGCCGGTACTTTTGACAGCATGTTGCGCGGCGGGATCACCTTCGCGACGCCAGAGCAGAAACAGCTAACGCCGGCGGCGCCTGAAGGGCATACTTTCTACCTCTACCCTCAAGCCCAAGAGGAATGGACCAAGTGGCGCACACCTATCCCTAAGCCTTAG
- a CDS encoding ABC transporter ATP-binding protein has protein sequence MTYFNDTISRSWLITQVKKHRAKLLFANFIAVVATLISVPIPLLMPLMVDEVLLNHPAKGVEVMNQFLPQGWQTATGYIMLTLLMVVVMRIASQLLNILQSRQFTLVSKTITYEMRRKMIEKLGRISIRQYETRGSGGINAHLITDIETIDQFIGSTLSKFLISLLTVIGTAIVLLWLEWRLGLFILLVNPIVIYFSRMLGSQVKHLKKRENQAFERFQNRLVETLDGIYQLRAANKEREFLNRLISDADAVRENADKYAWQSEAAGRLSFLLFLLGFELFRAVAMLMVVFSDLTIGQIFAVFGYLWFMLSPVQELLGIQFSWYAAKAALKRINSLLELEEEYRPISKVNPFTQPGEVDIEINNIHFSYDGESQVLNDLSLHIPAGKKVALVGASGGGKSTLIQLLIGVYRAQSGAIRFNGQHCDDISFDVIRDQIAVVLQQPILFNDTLRHNLTLGGQFSDDALWQALDIAQLQDVITKLDQGLESQIGRNGIRLSGGQRQRLAIARMVLSNPKFVILDEATSALDTATEAALHLALSKFLHGRTTLIVAHRLSAVKQADLIYVLEDGHVSQSGTHHELLEQEGLYQTLYGSIQSQH, from the coding sequence ATGACGTATTTCAACGACACTATTAGCCGCTCTTGGCTGATAACTCAAGTAAAAAAACATCGCGCCAAACTGTTGTTTGCTAACTTTATTGCCGTCGTCGCGACGCTAATCAGTGTTCCTATCCCACTGCTCATGCCGTTAATGGTGGATGAAGTGCTGCTCAATCATCCGGCAAAAGGTGTGGAGGTGATGAACCAGTTCCTGCCACAAGGGTGGCAGACCGCAACGGGTTACATCATGCTGACTTTGCTGATGGTGGTGGTGATGCGTATTGCCAGTCAGTTGTTGAATATCCTACAAAGTCGTCAGTTTACCTTGGTTTCCAAAACCATCACTTACGAAATGCGCCGTAAGATGATTGAAAAGCTGGGGCGGATCAGTATTCGTCAGTATGAAACGCGCGGCAGTGGCGGGATTAACGCTCACCTCATCACAGATATTGAAACTATCGACCAGTTTATTGGCTCGACACTGAGTAAGTTTTTGATTTCTTTGCTTACTGTGATTGGTACCGCCATTGTATTGCTTTGGTTGGAGTGGCGACTTGGCCTGTTTATTCTGTTAGTGAACCCCATTGTTATCTACTTTTCTCGAATGCTGGGCAGCCAAGTTAAACATTTGAAAAAACGCGAAAACCAAGCGTTTGAGCGTTTTCAAAACCGCTTAGTGGAAACGTTAGATGGTATCTATCAGTTGCGTGCCGCAAACAAGGAGCGCGAGTTCCTCAACCGCCTTATCAGCGATGCTGACGCAGTACGCGAAAATGCTGACAAATACGCATGGCAATCTGAAGCCGCTGGTCGCCTCTCCTTCTTACTGTTTTTACTCGGTTTTGAGCTGTTTCGTGCCGTAGCCATGTTAATGGTGGTGTTCAGTGACCTCACCATAGGCCAGATTTTTGCGGTGTTTGGCTACTTGTGGTTTATGCTCAGCCCAGTGCAAGAGCTGTTGGGTATCCAGTTTTCTTGGTATGCCGCTAAGGCCGCTTTAAAAAGAATCAATAGCTTATTAGAGCTAGAAGAAGAGTACCGACCCATCAGCAAAGTCAATCCCTTTACTCAGCCGGGAGAAGTCGATATTGAGATCAACAATATCCATTTCTCCTACGATGGTGAAAGCCAAGTACTGAATGATTTGTCACTTCATATCCCAGCGGGGAAAAAGGTGGCGTTAGTCGGAGCCAGTGGCGGAGGGAAATCGACGCTGATTCAGCTCTTAATTGGCGTTTATCGCGCGCAAAGTGGCGCAATCCGCTTTAATGGACAACACTGTGATGACATTAGCTTTGATGTGATTCGCGATCAAATTGCCGTTGTTTTACAACAACCTATACTGTTTAATGACACTTTGCGGCATAATCTGACCCTTGGTGGTCAATTTAGCGATGATGCCTTGTGGCAAGCGTTGGACATCGCCCAACTGCAAGATGTGATCACCAAACTCGACCAAGGGTTAGAGAGCCAAATTGGTCGTAATGGCATTCGATTGTCAGGCGGACAAAGACAGCGGCTAGCGATTGCGCGCATGGTGCTGAGTAATCCAAAATTCGTTATTTTGGATGAAGCCACTTCCGCCTTGGATACGGCTACTGAAGCCGCATTGCACCTTGCGTTGTCAAAGTTTTTGCATGGTCGAACTACCTTGATTGTTGCCCATCGCCTCTCTGCGGTGAAACAAGCGGACTTAATTTATGTATTGGAAGATGGACATGTCAGCCAGTCAGGAACTCACCACGAGTTACTCGAACAAGAAGGCTTGTACCAAACCCTTTATGGGAGTATTCAGTCGCAGCACTAA